From the Brassica napus cultivar Da-Ae chromosome A8, Da-Ae, whole genome shotgun sequence genome, one window contains:
- the LOC106361860 gene encoding AP2/ERF and B3 domain-containing transcription repressor TEM1-like, whose product MDYSCLDDNTSNTSETLSMSKKTPSPPLPLPPAMRLYRMGSGGSSVVLDLENGVETESSRKLPSSRFKGVVPQPNGRWGAQIYEKHQRVWLGTFNEEEEAAASYDIAARRFRGRDAVTNFKSPASDAESAFLEAHSKAEVVDMLRKHTYADELRQSERKFLDGDGNGRKRCEFSKTTVTSENDGVLREVLFEKTVTPSDVGKLNRLVIPKQHAEKHFPLPVTVTPSPTKGVLINLEDRTGKVWRFRYSYWNSSQSYVLTKGWSRFVKEKSLRAGDVVCFERSSGPDRQLYIDWKVRSGTELIAPVQNVVRLFGVNIFNATTNANTNDVVGESGSKKRSREVDLFALGCSKKQAIINVL is encoded by the coding sequence ATGGATTACAGCTGTCTAGACGACAACACTAGCAACACTTCAGAAACTCTCTCCATGTCTAAGAAGACACcatctcctcctcttcctctgccTCCGGCGATGCGTCTCTACAGAATGGGAAGCGGCGGAAGCAGCGTGGTTCTTGATTTAGAGAACGGCGTCGAGACAGAGTCGTCGCGTAAGCTCCCGTCGTCGAGGTTCAAAGGCGTCGTCCCTCAGCCTAACGGAAGGTGGGGAGCTCAGATTTACGAGAAGCACCAGCGCGTGTGGTTAGGCACGTTCAACGAGGAGGAAGAGGCCGCGGCTTCCTACGACATCGCCGCTCGGAGATTCCGCGGCCGCGACGCCGTCACGAACTTCAAGTCGCCGGCGAGTGACGCGGAGTCTGCTTTCCTCGAGGCTCATTCCAAGGCTGAGGTCGTTGACATGCTGAGGAAACACACTTACGCCGACGAGCTTCGACAGAGCGAAAGGAAGTTTCTTGACGGCGACGGTAACGGAAGAAAACGATGCGAGTTTTCGAAGACGACGGTGACTAGCGAAAACGACGGCGTTTTGCGTGAGGTTCTTTTCGAGAAAACCGTTACGCCGAGCGACGTCGGGAAGCTAAACCGGTTGGTTATACCGAAACAGCACGCGGAGAAGCATTTCCCGTTACCGGTTACGGTTACTCCGTCGCCGACGAAAGGCGTTTTGATTAATCTGGAAGACAGAACGGGGAAAGTGTGGCGGTTCCGTTACTCGTACTGGAACAGCAGTCAAAGCTACGTGTTGACCAAGGGGTGGAGCCGGTTCGTTAAGGAGAAGAGTCTCAGAGCCGGTGATGTGGTTTGCTTCGAGAGATCGAGCGGACCGGACCGGCAATTGTATATTGACTGGAAAGTCCGGTCCGGTACGGAGCTAATTGCCCCGGTTCAGAATGTGGTTAGGCTTTTCGGGGTCAACATTTTCAACGCGACGACTAACGCTAACACGAACGACGTCGTAGGGGAGAGCGGTAGCAAGAAGAGATCTCGGGAAGTTGATTTGTTTGCGTTAGGGTGTTCCAAGAAGCAGGCCATAATCAACGTCTTGTGa